From one bacterium genomic stretch:
- a CDS encoding transglycosylase SLT domain-containing protein, whose protein sequence is MQKNKFNNFFRESAINYWPQECEANDSFYLWFVAQSIAESGLDVRAVSRVGACGLMQLMPATWRDIKLYLHHLSEDIFDPKSNIEAGVWYDRFCWDRLSQIPDLHERLLLSFASYNCGPTRAKKLLTEIGASTFAEIKDRLPRETSFYVERIVKFHGKCMQDIMAVAK, encoded by the coding sequence ATGCAAAAAAATAAGTTTAATAATTTCTTTCGAGAATCGGCAATTAATTATTGGCCTCAAGAATGCGAAGCAAACGATAGTTTCTACTTATGGTTTGTTGCTCAATCGATTGCGGAAAGCGGCCTCGATGTCCGCGCGGTCTCGCGCGTTGGAGCATGCGGGCTGATGCAACTCATGCCAGCCACATGGCGAGATATAAAACTCTACCTTCACCACTTATCTGAAGATATCTTCGATCCAAAATCTAACATCGAGGCTGGTGTTTGGTATGATCGTTTCTGCTGGGATCGTCTCTCGCAGATACCCGATCTCCATGAAAGATTGCTTCTATCGTTCGCAAGCTACAACTGCGGCCCCACGCGTGCAAAAAAATTATTGACCGAGATCGGTGCTTCGACCTTCGCTGAAATAAAGGACAGGCTTCCCCGCGAGACCTCGTTTTATGTTGAGCGCATAGTAAAGTTCCATGGAAAATGTATGCAAGACATTATGGCGGTAGCCAAATAA
- a CDS encoding DUF5309 family protein — protein sequence METSYDFSNLKRDLGETFEILSKGQHNLLSIIPIRGKSKNYKHEWLEDVIEPTIDVLDGAILSTDTEIDVDTGSKFAAGDILAFDNYDEIIRVTSIDGATLTVSRAYGGTSAVGMDDDTVVRVISRPRSEGSDPGYDAVTEPSSEFNYSQIFDRTAKVSKSAVASEHLAIEDLVDFHIKHHLELLQIEMNAAVIYGRRYVNTSDASIPRTMGGLLYFLDKADGNVIDAEAGAISADDLNDLIEKIAADGGRPNILVCNTFQARAISAFNTASGSTPTVRTTWSDERTGGAVYEFVGDLPLGMVERIIIDTAFPQDKIALLDSTKLALVPMRDRAFSDLPATPSEAADYIARRIIGEYTLEVHNALYAHGLIKNLATS from the coding sequence ATGGAAACATCTTACGATTTCTCGAATCTTAAACGCGACTTAGGTGAAACTTTCGAGATTCTATCTAAAGGACAACACAACTTACTCTCGATAATTCCGATTCGAGGGAAAAGCAAAAACTACAAACACGAATGGCTCGAGGATGTTATCGAACCGACCATCGATGTCTTGGATGGCGCAATTCTCTCAACCGACACTGAGATCGATGTCGATACCGGCTCGAAGTTTGCTGCTGGAGATATTCTCGCTTTCGACAATTACGATGAGATCATCCGTGTAACATCTATTGATGGCGCGACTCTCACCGTATCCCGAGCATACGGTGGAACCAGCGCTGTTGGTATGGATGACGATACGGTAGTTAGGGTCATCTCGCGGCCGCGTTCAGAAGGAAGCGATCCTGGCTATGACGCGGTTACCGAACCATCTTCAGAATTTAACTATTCACAGATTTTCGACCGCACGGCTAAGGTCTCTAAATCTGCTGTAGCTTCTGAACACCTTGCTATAGAGGACCTTGTGGACTTTCACATTAAACATCACCTAGAATTGCTACAGATCGAGATGAATGCGGCAGTTATCTATGGCAGGAGATACGTTAATACATCCGACGCTTCGATTCCGAGAACCATGGGTGGATTACTCTATTTCCTCGATAAAGCTGATGGAAATGTAATCGATGCCGAGGCTGGAGCCATTAGCGCAGACGATCTCAACGATCTCATTGAAAAGATCGCTGCCGATGGTGGAAGACCTAATATACTGGTCTGCAATACCTTTCAGGCACGCGCTATCTCGGCTTTCAACACTGCCTCGGGTTCGACACCTACTGTTAGGACAACCTGGTCAGATGAGCGCACAGGTGGAGCTGTTTATGAATTTGTTGGCGATCTTCCGCTTGGTATGGTGGAGCGTATCATCATAGATACCGCTTTCCCTCAAGATAAGATTGCACTTCTAGATTCAACAAAACTTGCTCTTGTTCCCATGCGTGACCGCGCCTTTAGTGATCTTCCCGCAACCCCTTCTGAGGCTGCGGACTACATCGCAAGAAGAATAATAGGCGAATACACACTAGAGGTTCACAATGCTCTTTATGCACACGGCCTCATAAAGAACCTTGCAACGAGTTAG
- a CDS encoding phage portal protein: protein MFPKSRAEEWVERILLSAKLAVRRSFKSEMAKRIDYYNDRQIPYLLELLKEKYSDASMLALEPEFVNVIKTIVDGTALVYRSGASRMLVSTEGDVLPEEKALWDWLMSNSNYDATIKTVHRMVKLCRTVLVKPSFRNKCIRLDVLTPDQIDVIQDPEDPTEAEAIIYSRPRTETLAPDALVYHYWDSSSYRRFTADGVILRIQENPDNVNPYGELPFVRFAETLPLSSYFVDAGEDLTIVQDAINLKLVQLNHLIKMQSFSVPVLIGYDGKEKIVVAPGKPISIPLSHVGGGAPDFKFVSPNPAITECLGAIREAIMRLSNTYHISSANYSISGSQKSGFALVMENLALFEDRQNAVPFYEDSEELLFRVIKKVWNTHANSLPNAHPFKGILFRPQTGLSVTVHEVRLPQSTEDETAEWKFLIENGMATPIDYMMIRFQMTREEAEAKYRDNAFWLENHNETKSLAKR from the coding sequence ATGTTTCCAAAATCGCGTGCCGAAGAATGGGTAGAGAGAATCCTTCTCTCGGCAAAACTAGCAGTCCGCAGGAGCTTTAAAAGCGAGATGGCCAAACGGATAGACTACTATAACGACCGTCAGATACCCTATTTGCTAGAGCTTCTCAAGGAAAAATATAGTGATGCTTCTATGTTAGCTCTCGAACCAGAATTTGTTAATGTGATCAAAACAATAGTCGATGGAACCGCTCTGGTATATAGAAGCGGTGCTTCACGGATGCTTGTAAGCACCGAAGGCGATGTTTTACCTGAAGAAAAAGCCTTATGGGATTGGCTTATGTCTAACTCAAATTACGACGCAACGATAAAAACAGTTCATCGCATGGTGAAACTTTGTCGGACTGTTTTGGTAAAACCCTCTTTTCGCAATAAGTGTATTCGTCTCGATGTCCTCACGCCGGATCAAATAGATGTTATTCAAGATCCCGAAGACCCAACCGAGGCAGAGGCGATTATATATAGCCGCCCGCGCACAGAGACACTCGCGCCGGACGCACTCGTCTATCATTATTGGGACAGCTCGAGTTATCGCCGCTTCACCGCTGATGGTGTTATCCTCCGCATACAGGAGAATCCTGATAACGTCAATCCTTACGGGGAATTACCCTTCGTGCGTTTCGCAGAGACCCTGCCGCTCTCGAGTTATTTTGTCGATGCCGGCGAGGATTTGACAATTGTGCAGGATGCTATCAACCTTAAGCTCGTTCAGTTGAATCATCTTATCAAAATGCAGTCATTCAGTGTGCCAGTGCTTATAGGTTATGACGGCAAGGAAAAAATAGTAGTTGCGCCCGGAAAACCAATATCAATTCCTCTAAGCCATGTTGGCGGAGGGGCACCGGATTTCAAATTCGTCTCACCGAATCCCGCAATAACAGAGTGTCTCGGAGCAATACGCGAGGCGATTATGCGGCTTTCAAATACGTATCACATAAGTTCGGCGAATTATTCCATAAGCGGAAGCCAAAAGAGCGGTTTTGCATTGGTAATGGAAAACCTCGCGCTTTTCGAGGATAGGCAAAATGCGGTGCCATTTTACGAGGATTCTGAAGAGTTGCTTTTCAGGGTGATTAAGAAGGTTTGGAATACACATGCAAATTCTCTTCCTAATGCTCACCCCTTTAAGGGAATTCTTTTTCGACCACAGACCGGCCTCTCGGTGACAGTTCACGAGGTCAGGCTTCCTCAGTCCACCGAAGATGAAACCGCCGAATGGAAATTCCTTATAGAAAATGGCATGGCCACACCGATCGATTACATGATGATACGTTTCCAGATGACACGAGAAGAGGCCGAGGCAAAATACCGAGATAACGCCTTCTGGTTGGAAAACCACAATGAAACCAAATCCTTAGCAAAGAGGTAA
- a CDS encoding terminase family protein — protein sequence MSEKIKPKKNSSALKFTLKNEVPTTEQNHINPENAVIERIDKIIANPDFKVKELKDATDLLKKIGEIPEFVNNAHKCVISPKLFPCQEKFVESKARFTAFIGGVRSGKTFSGALKGLKRALLLPTTGAAVAPTTGMARDVLVPQYAELAEGRIAKWNASIGDMLLDNGSKILFRSADNPDRLMGLTLDWFHLDEAAQLPKRVWEVLVARTISTGGPGFLSTTPRGKNWVWNLVQSWAGDADAEFFTAKTSENPLINNVEIERARRQMDSRYFRQQFEASFEDDGFCVYEDFSPQINILGKHWQIKNDWPVFIGIDFGWTHPSAVIWAQLSPKGRWVIFDELVEQHLRLESIAAAIIGDAVPLPGRSFQARVPYSRVERIISGAEGLQSRQEAGGESSLSSITGMGITRTAVVRSPILQGVNAVRAKLLSASGQVDLEIDPRCKRLIDDFQSYTYPMDKNGKPIGELPLKDNVHDHTMDALRYMIDFVTPLKTAEWRFG from the coding sequence ATGTCCGAAAAAATAAAACCTAAGAAAAATAGTTCTGCTCTTAAATTTACCTTAAAAAACGAAGTGCCCACAACAGAGCAAAACCACATAAACCCAGAAAACGCAGTGATTGAAAGAATAGATAAAATAATCGCTAATCCCGATTTTAAAGTTAAAGAATTAAAAGATGCCACCGATCTTCTCAAAAAAATAGGTGAGATACCTGAATTTGTAAATAATGCACATAAATGTGTAATATCGCCCAAACTTTTCCCATGTCAAGAGAAATTTGTCGAGTCGAAGGCTCGATTCACTGCCTTTATAGGAGGTGTGCGCAGCGGCAAAACTTTCAGTGGTGCGCTGAAAGGCCTTAAAAGAGCGCTGCTACTTCCAACAACCGGAGCTGCAGTGGCACCGACGACAGGTATGGCTCGCGATGTCCTCGTTCCGCAGTATGCCGAACTCGCCGAAGGCAGAATTGCAAAGTGGAACGCCTCTATTGGAGATATGTTGCTCGACAACGGAAGTAAGATACTTTTTCGCAGCGCAGATAACCCTGATCGGCTTATGGGCCTCACTCTCGATTGGTTCCACCTGGATGAGGCGGCACAGCTTCCTAAAAGGGTGTGGGAGGTTCTTGTCGCAAGAACAATATCGACAGGCGGGCCGGGATTTTTATCAACAACACCACGCGGAAAAAACTGGGTTTGGAATCTTGTCCAAAGTTGGGCTGGGGATGCTGATGCGGAATTTTTTACAGCAAAAACGAGCGAGAATCCATTAATAAATAATGTTGAGATAGAACGTGCTCGAAGACAGATGGACTCGCGTTATTTTCGCCAACAGTTCGAGGCTAGTTTCGAGGACGATGGTTTTTGTGTTTACGAAGATTTTTCTCCGCAGATAAATATCCTCGGAAAACATTGGCAAATAAAGAATGATTGGCCTGTGTTCATTGGTATAGACTTTGGCTGGACTCACCCATCGGCTGTAATATGGGCACAATTATCGCCAAAGGGTAGGTGGGTGATCTTCGATGAGCTTGTCGAACAGCATCTTAGATTGGAAAGTATTGCTGCAGCAATTATTGGCGATGCGGTACCGCTTCCTGGGCGAAGTTTCCAAGCGAGAGTGCCGTATTCGCGAGTAGAGAGGATAATCTCAGGTGCTGAAGGTCTTCAATCGAGGCAAGAGGCCGGAGGGGAATCTTCGCTTTCTTCGATAACCGGTATGGGCATTACCAGGACGGCTGTCGTCCGTTCTCCGATACTTCAAGGGGTTAACGCGGTGCGCGCAAAGTTACTTTCGGCAAGTGGACAGGTCGATCTGGAAATCGACCCACGTTGCAAGCGCCTTATCGACGATTTCCAGAGTTATACTTACCCTATGGATAAAAATGGCAAGCCAATCGGAGAGCTTCCCCTTAAAGACAACGTTCACGATCACACAATGGATGCCCTTCGTTACATGATAGATTTCGTCACGCCTCTTAAAACTGCAGAATGGAGGTTTGGGTAA
- the hypF gene encoding carbamoyltransferase HypF has translation MKAAQLKICGIVQGVGFRPAVYRYAVALNLKGFVRNDSQGVFIHAEGKRLGEFILGIEKNLPPSAQINDFQVLPVKPIGYRGFEIISSENMGGIPTAITPDLATCSDCARELFDPQDRRYLYPFINCTNCGPRYSIVQRIPYDRPNTTMSIFHMCEDCSAEYKNPIDRRFHAQPDACATCGPQYTLLDSDGKMIESKDPIAFAAKAIESGSIIAVKGIGGFHLMANAFDKSVVAKLRLRKNRPNKPFAIMARDLDAVGLQCNISEDEAEELKSPRAPIVLLKKKIDCTLPESIAPDLDRIGIFLPYAPVHYLLFNSMSIDAIIATSGNRRDEPIICDNNEAVSNLDNIADMFLVHNRDIVGRSDDSLGFVFKGDYIVIRRSRGYVPKAIKLPVEGPSVLAVGADLKGTFCLTRGNEAFLSPYLGDLQGAKSSEYFDEVLARYLEWLDIQPEVIISDLHPDYVSTIKGEKLARQLSLPFLQIQHHYAHILSAIAEHQLADRPILGIALDGYGYGADGTIWGGEFLISDYNDFSRVCHITCVPQPGGDRAAVDVRRMALSWLQKAFGDCALDYTDQLFKPKIENGSTILELIRQNRPPLTSSAGRLFDSISAISGVCSYNSFEGECPQKLMAAFDSSIDGAYEFGFDGKSIDPSTAVISATKDAIKNESPSLISTRFHRGFANALVLASITICREHSIKKVILTGGVFQNIVLLGLVAEGLRENGLEPHWNKQIPPGDAGLAIGQALYGLKKLSID, from the coding sequence ATGAAAGCGGCACAGCTGAAAATTTGTGGCATAGTTCAGGGAGTGGGTTTTAGGCCGGCGGTTTATAGATATGCGGTTGCGCTCAATTTAAAGGGTTTTGTTCGTAACGACAGCCAAGGTGTTTTTATACATGCCGAAGGCAAGCGATTGGGTGAGTTCATTCTTGGAATTGAGAAGAATCTCCCGCCAAGTGCACAAATAAATGATTTTCAAGTTCTACCGGTCAAGCCGATCGGCTATAGAGGATTTGAGATTATTTCTAGCGAAAACATGGGTGGTATTCCTACTGCTATAACCCCGGATCTAGCCACCTGCTCTGATTGTGCGCGAGAGCTGTTCGACCCACAAGACCGGCGCTATCTTTATCCATTCATCAATTGCACTAATTGCGGACCTCGATATAGTATCGTCCAGAGAATACCATACGACAGGCCAAACACGACAATGTCCATATTTCATATGTGCGAAGATTGTAGTGCTGAATATAAGAATCCTATCGATCGTCGCTTTCACGCCCAGCCCGATGCTTGCGCTACATGCGGACCGCAATATACACTTCTCGATAGCGATGGTAAAATGATTGAGTCGAAAGACCCAATAGCTTTTGCGGCAAAAGCTATCGAAAGCGGCAGTATAATCGCAGTAAAAGGTATCGGCGGTTTCCATCTTATGGCGAATGCCTTCGACAAATCGGTAGTAGCAAAGCTTCGTTTACGTAAAAACCGCCCAAATAAACCATTTGCTATTATGGCACGCGATTTAGACGCTGTTGGGCTTCAATGCAATATATCTGAGGACGAGGCTGAAGAGTTAAAGTCTCCTCGTGCACCGATTGTGTTATTAAAAAAAAAGATAGACTGCACCTTGCCGGAATCCATTGCGCCCGATCTCGACAGAATAGGCATATTCTTGCCCTACGCACCGGTTCATTATCTTCTTTTTAATTCTATGTCTATCGACGCGATAATCGCCACCAGTGGCAATCGCCGTGATGAGCCGATTATATGCGACAACAACGAGGCAGTTTCCAACCTCGATAATATTGCCGACATGTTTCTGGTTCACAATAGAGATATCGTAGGACGCTCCGATGATTCTCTCGGTTTCGTTTTCAAGGGGGATTATATTGTTATTCGAAGAAGCAGAGGCTATGTGCCGAAAGCCATCAAACTTCCTGTTGAAGGTCCTTCGGTCCTCGCTGTCGGCGCAGACCTTAAAGGCACTTTTTGTTTAACTCGCGGAAATGAGGCTTTTCTATCACCATATCTGGGTGATTTGCAGGGCGCGAAATCCAGTGAATATTTCGATGAAGTCCTAGCTCGCTACCTCGAATGGCTCGATATCCAACCCGAGGTCATCATCAGCGATCTTCACCCCGATTATGTTTCAACTATCAAAGGCGAAAAACTTGCGCGTCAATTGAGCTTACCCTTCCTTCAAATACAGCATCATTATGCACACATCCTGTCGGCTATTGCAGAGCACCAACTGGCTGATAGGCCGATTCTGGGGATTGCGCTCGATGGCTACGGTTATGGTGCGGACGGCACTATCTGGGGGGGCGAATTTCTCATTTCTGATTACAACGATTTTTCTCGTGTTTGTCATATAACATGTGTCCCACAACCTGGAGGCGACCGCGCTGCTGTCGATGTTCGTCGAATGGCACTTTCATGGCTGCAAAAAGCCTTCGGAGATTGTGCTCTCGATTATACAGACCAACTATTTAAACCAAAAATCGAAAACGGCTCGACCATTCTCGAATTAATCCGTCAAAACAGACCACCACTTACCTCAAGTGCTGGTCGCCTTTTCGATTCCATATCCGCTATTTCTGGTGTTTGTAGCTATAATTCATTCGAGGGCGAGTGCCCTCAAAAACTGATGGCCGCCTTCGACTCATCAATCGATGGAGCTTACGAATTCGGTTTCGATGGTAAGTCAATAGACCCCTCGACTGCTGTAATCTCAGCGACAAAAGACGCGATAAAGAATGAATCTCCTTCGCTAATATCAACGCGTTTCCATCGAGGATTTGCTAACGCTCTGGTTTTGGCATCGATAACTATTTGTCGCGAGCATTCCATTAAAAAAGTTATCTTAACCGGAGGAGTTTTCCAGAATATTGTGCTTTTAGGATTAGTAGCTGAAGGCCTTCGAGAAAATGGACTCGAACCTCACTGGAACAAGCAAATCCCACCCGGAGATGCCGGATTGGCAATTGGCCAAGCGCTTTATGGTCTTAAAAAGTTAAGCATTGATTAA
- a CDS encoding metal-dependent hydrolase, producing the protein MDNIAHTLSGIVIRDSTQNTLSRNKVFFVVSLFAANAPDIDIALMLGGAETYLKYHRGFTHSIIFIPFFGIIAALLAYFFSKKQLPFLKLWFWFSLMVFVHDTMDWITSYGTQLLWPFSKTPFSANLFPIVDPILIVLMFVVVLVITFKPRTRRRVIIFFLIALSAYSALRIHSKIASKNKVIKSFGQPEQVYSYVNTEKLVFWFNPTLYRVVTVEGDSAKSFAASAFSREIEFQGVYDLLDEGDDFFDDIISFELSRTYVERSRLPVIKRRDDVLLLSDLRYSGNIGQAGGLVLYFPLKEGRISGEPRWF; encoded by the coding sequence ATGGATAACATCGCTCATACATTATCCGGGATTGTAATCCGAGACTCCACTCAGAATACCCTTTCAAGAAACAAGGTTTTTTTTGTTGTGAGTCTGTTTGCTGCGAATGCCCCGGATATAGATATTGCGCTGATGTTAGGTGGTGCGGAAACATACTTGAAATACCATCGCGGTTTCACCCACTCGATTATCTTTATACCATTTTTTGGGATTATTGCGGCTCTATTGGCTTATTTTTTCTCGAAAAAGCAGCTTCCTTTTTTAAAACTGTGGTTTTGGTTTTCTTTGATGGTGTTTGTTCACGATACCATGGACTGGATAACGAGCTATGGCACACAGCTGCTATGGCCGTTTTCGAAAACGCCATTTTCGGCCAATCTATTTCCTATTGTCGATCCTATACTAATAGTCCTCATGTTTGTTGTGGTTTTGGTTATTACATTTAAACCAAGGACTCGGAGGAGAGTTATAATCTTCTTTTTGATTGCGTTATCCGCCTATTCAGCTTTAAGAATACACTCCAAAATAGCTTCTAAGAATAAAGTGATTAAGAGTTTTGGTCAACCGGAGCAGGTTTACTCTTATGTTAATACAGAGAAATTAGTTTTTTGGTTTAATCCTACGCTTTATCGGGTTGTTACTGTCGAGGGGGATTCGGCCAAGAGTTTTGCGGCATCAGCTTTTTCTAGAGAAATCGAATTTCAAGGTGTATATGATCTTCTTGATGAGGGTGATGATTTTTTCGATGATATAATCTCTTTCGAACTCTCAAGGACCTATGTCGAGCGTTCGCGTTTGCCTGTGATAAAAAGGCGCGACGATGTGCTTCTGCTTTCGGATTTGAGATATTCAGGAAATATTGGACAAGCAGGGGGATTAGTATTATATTTTCCGCTAAAAGAAGGCCGTATTTCAGGTGAGCCGAGATGGTTTTAA
- the rpmH gene encoding 50S ribosomal protein L34, which yields MRITKKSVKKRLRKHGFRSRMASHNGRDILSRRRKKGRHRLCVEVTTKGEKKQ from the coding sequence ATGCGCATAACGAAAAAGAGTGTTAAAAAACGTCTGAGAAAACACGGATTCAGGTCCAGAATGGCATCGCACAACGGTCGAGATATTCTTTCAAGAAGACGCAAAAAGGGCCGCCATAGGCTTTGCGTCGAAGTTACTACCAAGGGCGAGAAAAAACAATAA
- a CDS encoding ribonuclease P protein component — protein sequence MALPLKFRLKGRRAFDEFRGNALVYFQRNIVLKVVDCKDNMAFGFVIPKRVGKAVKRNRIRRVLSEWIRINIGMFPSNKHYLIIIRHGKRSSKKIIKEICELAKRVTDAG from the coding sequence GTGGCCTTGCCACTCAAATTTCGACTTAAAGGCCGCAGAGCCTTTGATGAGTTTCGTGGCAATGCGCTTGTTTATTTTCAAAGAAATATTGTTTTAAAAGTCGTCGATTGTAAAGATAACATGGCTTTTGGTTTTGTAATTCCAAAACGCGTGGGCAAAGCTGTTAAAAGAAATAGAATCCGCCGGGTTTTAAGCGAGTGGATCAGAATCAACATTGGTATGTTCCCCTCAAATAAGCATTATCTTATTATAATACGACATGGCAAAAGAAGTTCAAAAAAAATAATCAAAGAGATTTGTGAGCTTGCCAAGAGAGTTACCGATGCCGGTTAA
- the yidD gene encoding membrane protein insertion efficiency factor YidD, which produces MPVKITQIIKWPFLGLIKIYQMSIGRVIPNSCRFYPSCSQYAYEAIESHGIFKGAWLSLRRLSRCHPFNIGGFDPVPPVRGK; this is translated from the coding sequence ATGCCGGTTAAGATTACCCAAATAATCAAATGGCCGTTTCTCGGCCTTATTAAGATATACCAGATGTCTATAGGGCGGGTTATACCTAACTCCTGCAGGTTTTATCCAAGCTGCAGTCAATATGCCTATGAAGCCATAGAAAGCCACGGCATCTTTAAAGGCGCTTGGCTATCCCTTAGGCGATTGAGTCGTTGTCATCCTTTCAATATCGGCGGATTCGATCCGGTTCCGCCCGTTCGGGGGAAATAA